A genome region from Nocardia sp. NBC_00565 includes the following:
- a CDS encoding pyridoxamine 5'-phosphate oxidase family protein yields the protein MALDGVRESRELSVDTSLHLLGTIGFGRVAFSRYALPAIRPVSHAIVEDHLVLYADSATTSSLDHQVVAYEVDAIDHHTHLGWCVIVTGIADTVRDEHEIVRYQQFLPARTVGAGDRVTRILPDIVTGIEYVGPADTAR from the coding sequence ATGGCGTTGGACGGTGTGCGGGAATCGCGCGAACTGTCGGTCGATACATCGTTGCATTTGCTCGGGACGATCGGATTCGGGCGTGTCGCATTCTCGCGCTACGCATTACCCGCTATTCGACCGGTCAGCCATGCGATCGTCGAGGACCATCTGGTGCTCTACGCCGACTCCGCCACGACCAGTTCGCTCGACCATCAGGTCGTGGCCTACGAGGTGGATGCGATCGACCACCACACCCATCTCGGCTGGTGTGTGATCGTCACCGGCATCGCCGACACCGTCCGCGACGAACACGAAATCGTGCGCTATCAACAGTTTCTGCCCGCCCGCACAGTCGGCGCCGGTGATCGAGTGACCAGGATCCTCCCCGATATCGTCACCGGAATCGAATACGTCGGCCCGGCGGACACCGCACGGTAG
- a CDS encoding alpha/beta hydrolase — translation MERVEVSFPSGSEHCAAWLYPPDGVPKPRPLVVMGHGLGANREMGLDRYARRFAAAGMGVLVFDYRHFGASQGSPRQLLHIARQREDWRSAIAYGRTLRGFDATRIALWGTSFGGGHVLAVAPDDDYIAAVVAQVPFTSGWASAMAKGPTSLTKVATIAATDLLIGSIRRKPIRIRLAGRKRAAALMSAPDVPEGFGRLVEESETYEPKVAARVAFSTLFDSPGRRAKALKMPVFYAIADNDSIAPPKPTLRAAQRTKHAVVKRYPVGHFDLYFDDVFEQTVYDQTEFLVSVLRP, via the coding sequence TGTATCCCCCCGACGGCGTCCCCAAGCCCCGCCCACTCGTGGTGATGGGGCACGGTTTGGGGGCCAACCGTGAGATGGGTTTGGACCGGTACGCTCGGCGATTCGCCGCCGCGGGCATGGGTGTGCTGGTATTCGACTACCGGCACTTCGGCGCCAGCCAGGGCTCACCGCGCCAGCTACTACATATCGCCCGGCAGCGCGAGGACTGGCGCTCGGCCATCGCGTACGGGCGCACCCTGCGTGGCTTCGATGCGACTCGAATCGCCCTGTGGGGCACCTCTTTCGGCGGCGGCCACGTACTGGCGGTCGCACCCGACGACGATTACATCGCGGCGGTAGTCGCCCAGGTTCCGTTCACCAGCGGCTGGGCCTCGGCCATGGCCAAGGGCCCGACCAGCCTGACCAAGGTGGCCACCATCGCCGCCACCGATCTGCTCATCGGCTCGATCCGGCGCAAGCCCATTCGTATCCGGCTGGCCGGTCGCAAGCGCGCGGCGGCGCTGATGAGCGCGCCGGATGTGCCGGAAGGCTTCGGCAGGCTCGTCGAGGAGAGCGAGACCTACGAACCGAAAGTCGCTGCCCGTGTGGCGTTCTCGACATTGTTCGATTCCCCGGGCCGCCGGGCCAAAGCGCTGAAGATGCCGGTGTTCTACGCGATCGCCGATAACGACTCGATCGCACCGCCCAAACCGACGCTGCGCGCGGCCCAACGCACTAAGCACGCGGTCGTAAAGCGGTATCCGGTAGGACATTTCGACCTCTACTTCGACGACGTCTTCGAACAGACCGTGTACGACCAGACCGAGTTCCTGGTATCGGTGCTGCGCCCCTGA
- a CDS encoding NUDIX domain-containing protein, with the protein MNLATAAVADIVDRIDPIDALEHQHIADTLAWLASTDDVFRRVKPDTPARHLVSYVVLVDPRTRGVLLGRHRLAGLWLPTGGHIAPGEHPLAAAAREATEELGIDPEFTVAGTEPLFLTVTTTVGMDSGHQDVSLWYVIRGDRTREYTLDPGEFSDAHWWDIDTFDHPDSDPHFARFLAKLEPLLAEPIRDR; encoded by the coding sequence ATGAACCTCGCGACCGCGGCAGTCGCCGATATCGTCGACCGGATCGACCCGATCGATGCGCTCGAACACCAGCACATCGCTGACACGCTGGCCTGGCTCGCCTCGACCGATGATGTATTCCGCCGGGTCAAACCCGACACTCCTGCACGCCATCTGGTCTCCTATGTCGTGCTCGTGGATCCGCGGACCCGCGGCGTTCTCCTCGGCCGCCATCGGCTCGCCGGATTATGGCTGCCGACCGGCGGTCATATCGCACCCGGAGAACATCCGCTGGCCGCCGCCGCACGGGAGGCGACGGAGGAATTGGGCATCGATCCCGAATTCACCGTCGCCGGAACCGAACCGCTGTTCCTCACCGTGACCACCACGGTCGGCATGGACAGCGGACACCAGGATGTCAGCCTCTGGTACGTCATCCGCGGCGACCGCACTCGCGAATACACCCTGGATCCAGGCGAATTCAGCGATGCCCACTGGTGGGACATCGATACCTTCGACCATCCCGACTCCGACCCGCACTTCGCTCGTTTCCTGGCGAAGCTCGAACCCCTGCTCGCCGAACCGATCCGGGACCGATAG